The Candidatus Hydrogenisulfobacillus filiaventi sequence GACCCCTGCCCGTAATCAGGACAATGTCACCCGGCCGCGCCTCCTCCACCGCCACCCGGATAGCCTCGGCCCGGTCCGCGATAAAACGGCTGTCGACCTCGCCGGGGATGCCGGCGGCAATTTCGGCGGCGATGACAGCCGGATCCTCATCGTTGGGGCTGTCGGTGGTAAGCAGAACATGACGGGCCCAACGCGCTGCCACCCGTCCCATTTCAGGCCGTTTGCCGCGGTCCCGCCCGCCACGCGCGCCGAAGACCGTCCAGATGTCGCCGGGCGCAAACCGCCGCACGGCGGCCAGTGCCTGGCCCAGACCGTCCGGGGTATGGGCGTAATCCACCACCACCAGCACCCCGTCCGGGCTGCGGGCAATCTGCATGCGCCCGGGTACCGGCCCCAACCGTGCCAGCGTCTCCACCGCCCGCCGGGGCTCCACCCCCAGCCGCACCGCGGCGGCCGCCACCGCCAGGGCATTGTACACGTTGTAACGGCCCGGATGCGGGAGGCGCGCCGGCAGACCTCGGTCGCCGAGCCCTTCCACCACAAAGCGGGACGACCAGGCCTCGAGGCGCAGGGCCCGGGCACGGACCTCGCCCGCGTCCAGCCCGTACCCCACCACCGGCCCCGCGGCCGCGTGGGATCGCATCACCGAGGCGCTGGCATCGTCGGCATTGATGACGGCCCCCCGAGCTTCCGGCACCAGGCGTTCGAACAGGCGGGCCTTAGCCAGCATATAATTTTCCATCGTGAGATGAAAATCCAGATGCTCCCGGGTCACGTTGGTGAGGATGGCCAGATGGAACCCGATTTCCCCGATGCGCTCCTGGACAATCCCGTGCGATGAGACCTCGATTACGGCATGGGTGAGGCCGGAATCCCGCATCTCCGCCAGGTACCGCTGCAGGTCCGGGCTTTCAGGGGTGGTCAGCCGGGCGGCCAGGGTCCGCCGGCCGGTTTCCACCGCGACACTGGAGACCATCCCGGTGCGGATGCCGGCCTCGCGCAGCACCTGCGTCAACCAGTAGACGACGGAGGTCTTGCCATTGGTGCCCGTTACCCCCACCACCGTAAGCGACCGCGCGGGATGCCCCCACCAGGCGGCAGCCAGCTCGGCCAGGGCCCGCCGGGCGGAGGGCACACGGATAAAGGGCACGGGGGCCGCGACCGGGGTCTCCCCCACCACCGCCACCGCGCCCGCCCGCACCGCCTCGCCGACGTAAGCGTGGCCGTCATGGTGCGCACCTTTCACCGCCACAAAGATGTACCCCGGACGCACCTCACGGGAATCCAGCGTGACGCCCTGAACAGCCGGCGACAAGTGCCAGCCGCGGTCATCCTTGTAAAGCAGGTCTCCGCCGTGCACGATCCAGGGCACCTCCCCGCACTTCCCGGCGCGTCACGATGGTGGCATAGTAACATGAACGGCACCTAAGAATCCCGACCGCCGCTTTCCAGCCTAGCCGGTCCGGTCCCCCTTCCCAAGCGCCAGGCGGACCAGCCCCCGCCGGAAGCCGGCCGGCAGCCTACTGCAGAAAGTTCCAGATGCGAGGGTCCTCGATCCCCAGCCGCCACAGGGCGATTCCGCGCAGCTCGTACCCGGTGACCAGATGGATCTTGCTCAAAAAGCTGGCCGAGTTTTCAAACCACACCGTGTGCACGACGCCGTCCTGGACATAGGTGAAATGGTTGCCGCCGCCGGAGTCATGCTGCCCTTTCAACGACAGCGCCTGACCGTACGTCACCGCCTGGGCGCCCCCGCTTCCGCTCCAATTGTAGCCGTAGCCGGGAATGCCCAGGATGATTTTAGCGGGCGGTACCCGGCGCACAGCATAATTCAGCACTTGGCGGACCCAGGCCGGGGACGCGATGGGGCCGGGCGCACTGCCGGGATAGTGCTGGTCGTAGGCCATGATCATGAGCAGGTCGGCTTCCCGGCCCAGCTGGCGGTAGGAATAGGCCCCTGTCCAGGGGTTGGCCGGCTGGGAGGCGGTTTCCGCCGGCACCGATAGGGTCACATAGTAGCCATGGCGGTGGAAGGTCTGGGCCAGCCGCCCGACAAAGGCGGTGAAGGCCTGACGGTCCGCAGGGCTGATGGCCTCCCAGTCCAGATTGACCCCATCGTACCCGTTCACCTCCACCAGGGTCAGTAGATTGTCGATGGCGCGCTGTTCGGCCCCGGGATTACCCAGGAGGGCCGCATACACGGCGGGCCCGCCCATGTTGGACACCAGGGCAAAGGTCCACAGGTCGTGATGTTGGGCCAGCTCCAGGACACGCGGATCAGTCCGGCCGCTGATGGACCCGTTGCGGTGGATGGTATACCAGAAGGGGATAATCCCGTTCAGCACCGGCACGTACCGGGAGAGCAGCGCCACCCCGTTGGCAGTATGACCGGGATTATAGTAATAGCCCAACACCAGGGCGGGCGGCAGCCCGTCGGCCGGCGGGGCAGGAGTCCGGACCGCTGCCGCCCGCGGCGCCGGCGGGAGCAGCAGGCGATCCACCGTCGTCACCGCACGGGCCAACGGACCCCGGAAGGCGAGCGCTCCCCCCAGGGCCATCAGCACCGCCGCCGCCCATCCCGCCGGCCACAGCCGGCGCAGGCGCCCGCCGGCCCGCAGCCGGGTCACCGGTGGTTCCCATGTACGCAGCACCCTACATCCCCCCTGCCAGCCTATGTCCACCCCGGGCGGATTATGGCCCCCGGAGGGAAAGGAGCGCTTATGCTACCATGGAGGAAAGCAGAAGGGAGAATCCGGCGGGAGGCGGGAATGCGGTGCGGACCCTGCTAATCGAGGATGACGAACGGGTGGCGCGGCTCGTCACCCTCTCCGCCCGCCATGCGGGCTGGGAGGTCGAATGGCGGGCCCGTGGCCAGGAAGGGCTGGAGGAAGCCCTCAACCGCCCCTACGATGTGATTGTGCTCGACCTGATGCTGCCCGACATGGACGGCCTCACCGTCTGCCGGGATTTGCGGGCGGCCAATGTCGCGGTCCCCCTGCTGATGCTGACCGCCCGCGACGCGGTGGCGGATCGCGTGATGGGGCTGGACGCCGGCGCCGACGACTACCTGACCAAGCCCTTTGCCATGACCGAGCTGCTGGCCCGCATGCGGGCCCTCAGTCGGCGTCCGCCGCACGTCATGCCGGCCGATGAATGCCTGACGGCGGGGGCCATCGAGCTGTCCGTGCTGCGCCGACAGGTGACCGTGGCCGGCGAGCCGGTGGAACTCACCAAGCGGGAGTTCGACCTCCTGCA is a genomic window containing:
- the murE gene encoding UDP-N-acetylmuramoyl-L-alanyl-D-glutamate--2, 6-diaminopimelate ligase, producing the protein MPWIVHGGDLLYKDDRGWHLSPAVQGVTLDSREVRPGYIFVAVKGAHHDGHAYVGEAVRAGAVAVVGETPVAAPVPFIRVPSARRALAELAAAWWGHPARSLTVVGVTGTNGKTSVVYWLTQVLREAGIRTGMVSSVAVETGRRTLAARLTTPESPDLQRYLAEMRDSGLTHAVIEVSSHGIVQERIGEIGFHLAILTNVTREHLDFHLTMENYMLAKARLFERLVPEARGAVINADDASASVMRSHAAAGPVVGYGLDAGEVRARALRLEAWSSRFVVEGLGDRGLPARLPHPGRYNVYNALAVAAAAVRLGVEPRRAVETLARLGPVPGRMQIARSPDGVLVVVDYAHTPDGLGQALAAVRRFAPGDIWTVFGARGGRDRGKRPEMGRVAARWARHVLLTTDSPNDEDPAVIAAEIAAGIPGEVDSRFIADRAEAIRVAVEEARPGDIVLITGRGPERTQTFHGRAVPMVDADAVQAALARRGAALPAEPGREECRS
- a CDS encoding Glyco_18 domain-containing protein — encoded protein: MLRTWEPPVTRLRAGGRLRRLWPAGWAAAVLMALGGALAFRGPLARAVTTVDRLLLPPAPRAAAVRTPAPPADGLPPALVLGYYYNPGHTANGVALLSRYVPVLNGIIPFWYTIHRNGSISGRTDPRVLELAQHHDLWTFALVSNMGGPAVYAALLGNPGAEQRAIDNLLTLVEVNGYDGVNLDWEAISPADRQAFTAFVGRLAQTFHRHGYYVTLSVPAETASQPANPWTGAYSYRQLGREADLLMIMAYDQHYPGSAPGPIASPAWVRQVLNYAVRRVPPAKIILGIPGYGYNWSGSGGAQAVTYGQALSLKGQHDSGGGNHFTYVQDGVVHTVWFENSASFLSKIHLVTGYELRGIALWRLGIEDPRIWNFLQ
- the mprA gene encoding Response regulator MprA — encoded protein: MRTLLIEDDERVARLVTLSARHAGWEVEWRARGQEGLEEALNRPYDVIVLDLMLPDMDGLTVCRDLRAANVAVPLLMLTARDAVADRVMGLDAGADDYLTKPFAMTELLARMRALSRRPPHVMPADECLTAGAIELSVLRRQVTVAGEPVELTKREFDLLHYFMQNVGITLTRDMILERVWGWGFGGTSNIVDVYVGYLRNKLDRPGAPCPIVTVRGVGYALRPESAETGQG